From the genome of Triticum aestivum cultivar Chinese Spring chromosome 3B, IWGSC CS RefSeq v2.1, whole genome shotgun sequence, one region includes:
- the LOC123068952 gene encoding glutamine--tRNA ligase: protein MVDGEKAPAPALLQLETLLALGLDQRTAENALVNSKVTANLAAVVAEAGITGCDKSVGNLLYAVATKYPNNALVHRPALINYIVSTKIKNPAQLDAALSFLTNTGPESLDIGKFEEACGVGVVVSIEEIQSTVAEVLKENMEAILEQRYHINVGGLCGQVRKRHPWGDAKATKEEIEKKLAEILGPKTEADNVKPVKKKKEKPAKIEEKKVAVATAAPPSEEELNPYTIFPQPEENNKVHTEIFFSDGNIWRAHNTKEILEKHLKATGGKVMTRFPPEPNGYLHIGHAKAMFIDFGLAKERNGHCYLRFDDTNPEAEKKEYIDHIQEIVKWMGWEPYKVTYTSDYFQDLYEHAVELIRKGLAYVDHQTAEQIKEYREKKMDSPWRDRPIEESLKLFEDMRRGLIAEGAATLRMKQDMQNDNKNMSDLIAYRIKFTPHPHAGDKWCIYPSYDYAHCMVDSLENITHSLCTLEFDIRRPSYYWLLVALGLYQPYVWEYSRLNISHTMMSKRKLNRLVTEKWVDGWDDPRLLTLAGLRRRGVSATAINSFIRGIGITRSDNSLIRVDRLEYHIREELNKTASRTMVVLHPLKVVITNLEDGKVIDLDGKKWPDAPADEASSYYKVPFSKTVYIEKTDFRVKDSKDYYGLAPGKSALLRYAFPIKCTEVIYGDNPDDIVEIRAEYDPSKTSKPKGVLHWVAQPAPGVEPLKVEIRLFEKLFLSENPAELEDWLGDLNPHSKEVVKDAYAVPSLATAVLGDKFQFERLGYFAVDTDSTPEKLVFNRTVTLRDSYGKAGPK, encoded by the exons atGGTCGACGGCGAGAAGGCCCCGGCCCCGGCCCTGCTGCAGCTGGAGACGCTGCTGgcgctcggcctcgaccagcgcacGGCCGAGAACGCGCTGGTCAATAGCAAGGTCACCGCCAACCTAGCCGCCGTCGTAGCCGAG GCTGGTATAACTGGATGCGACAAGTCCGTTGGGAATCTTCTGTACGCA GTTGCCACGAAATACCCAAATAATGCACTTGTCCATCGTCCCGCTCTCATTAACTACATCGTTTCGACGAAG ATCAAGAACCCTGCACAGCTAGATGCTGCTCTGTCGTTTCTTACCAACACTGGTCCTGAATCTTTGGATATTGGGAAGTTTGAAGAAGCCTGTGGTGTAG GTGTGGTTGTTTCTATTGAAGAGATTCAGTCAACTGTTGCTGAGGTTCTAAAGGAAAACATGGAAGCTATATTAGAGCAGCGGTATCACATAAATG TTGGTGGCCTATGCGGACAGGTCAGGAAGCGGCACCCCTGGGGCGATGCTAAGGCAACAAAG GAGGAGATTGAGAAGAAGCTTGCTGAGATACTAGGTCCAAAGACGGAAGCTGACAATGTAAAACCagtgaaaaagaagaaggaaaaaccagCAAAAATTGAG GAGAAAAAAGTTGCAGTAGCCACTGCTGCCCCACCATCTGAGGAGGAACTGAATCCTTATACAATATTTCCCCAGCCAGAGGAAAACAATAAG GTTCATACAGAAATATTCTTCAGCGACGGGAACATATGGAGGGCACATAACACGAAGGAGATATTAGAGAAACATCTTAAGGCAACTGGTGGAAAAGTGATGACCCGTTTCCCGCCAGAACCTAATGGATATCTTCATATCGGTCATGCTAAG GCTATGTTTATTGATTTTGGATTGGCTAAAGAGCGAAATGGTCACTGTTATCTCAG GTTTGATGACACAAATCCAGAAGCTGAAAAGAAAGAATATATAGACCACATTCAGGAGATAGTCAAGTGGATGGGATGGGAGCCCTATAAAGTTACATATACAAGTGATTATTTCCAAGATTTATATGAGCATGCAGTTGAGTTAATACGGAAAGGGCTAGCCTATGTGGATCACCAG ACTGCAGAACAAATCAAGGAATACAGGGAAAAGAAGATGGATAGTCCATGGAGGGATAGGCCCATCGAAGagtctttgaagttatttgaagaCATGCGACGCGGGTTGATTGCTGAAGGTGCAGCAACTCTCCGAATGAAGCAGGACATGCAGAATGATAACAAGAACATGTCTGATTTAATAGCATATAGAATAAAA TTCACTCCTCATCCGCATGCTGGCGACAAATGGTGTATCTATCCAAGCTATGACTATGCTCATTGCATGGTGGATTCACTTGAAAACATTACACATTCT TTGTGCACGCTCGAGTTCGACATTCGTCGCCCGTCATACTACTGGCTACTTGTTGCCTTGGGCTTGTACCAGCCATATGTTTGGGAGTATTCAAGGCTAAACATATCACATACTATGATGTCCAAAAGAAAG TTGAATCGGCTTGTGACAGAGAAGTGGGTAGATGGGTGGGATGATCCTCGTTTGTTGACTTTGGCAGGACTGAGGCGACGAGGAGTATCAGCAACTGCGATCAATTCATTTATCCGTGGAATTGGGATAACGAGAAG TGATAATAGCTTAATTCGTGTTGACCGTCTTGAATATCATATCAGAGAAGAACTGAATAAAACAGCTTCTCGAACCATGGTGGTTTTGCATCCTTTAAAG GTTGTAATAACTAACTTGGAAGATGGAAAAGTCATAGACCTTGATGGAAAAAAGTGGCCTGATGCTCCTGCTGATGAAGCTTCGTCCTACTACAAG GTTCCTTTCTCAAAAACCGTCTACATTGAAAAAACTGATTTTCGCGTGAAGGACTCGAAAGATTACTATGGACTGGCTCCTGGTAAATCTGCCCTGCTGAG GTATGCATTCCCGATAAAATGCACAGAGGTTATTTATGGTGATAATCCAGATGATATTGTTGAAATTCGAGCCGAGTATGACCCCTCAAAGACCTCTAAACCTAAG GGTGTTCTGCACTGGGTTGCCCAGCCAGCACCTGGAGTTGAGCCGTTAAAGGTTGAAATAAGATTGTTTGAGAAATTATTCCTATCGGAG AATCCTGCCGAATTGGAAGATTGGCTGGGCGATCTGAACCCGCACTCGAAAGAGGTTGTAAAGGATGCATATGCTGTACCGTCACTCGCGACTGCAGTTCTGGGCGACAAGTTCCAGTTTGAGCGGCTCG GCTACTTTGCTGTGGACACGGACTCGACGCCCGAGAAGCTTGTGTTCAACAGGACTGTGACCCTGCGCGACTCTTATGGGAAGGCTGGACCCAAGTGA
- the LOC123065013 gene encoding berberine bridge enzyme-like Cyn d 4, with the protein MAVSTTVLSLVLVVYFCCDVFLPSLASSEENFLQCLSEKIPGELLYTQSSSGFMSVLTASVQNARFATNATVRPACIVTASDVAHVQDAVRCGRRHGVRLRVRSGGHDYEGLSYRSVRAEVFAVLDLARLRAVRVRPGPGEASAWVDSGATLGELYYAIGMASPTLAFPGGACPTVGVGGYLSGGGIGLMMRKFGTGADNVLDAKIVNANGDLLDRAGMGEDLFWAIRGGGGESFGVVVSWKLKLSVVPRTVTVAKADMAFDETTAAVLAKWETFALRPFIPDLTIRAVVQGNRTVFQTLFLGSCSRLVGKMDAFFPELGTTAGDCREMSWVRAMAFITLSSSDINVPLEGMLNRTNNLGTYVKNKSDYVRCAVGKAGWESIYREHLSRNGALMMILEPHGGVVGSVIPDSFTPYPHRSGVLYNIQYVAFWWADGGAAEAANGGINGLYGFMEQKVSSNPREAFVNYRDLDIGQNVVGDNGVPTYESGRIWGEKYFMGNFHRLATVKGQVDPDDYFRNEQSIPPFLPV; encoded by the coding sequence ATGGCCGTCTCGACGACGGTGCTGTCACTGGTGCTCGTCGTGTACTTCTGCTGCGATGTCTTCCTCCCTTCGCTAGCCTCCTCCGAGGAGAACTTCCTTCAATGCCTGTCGGAGAAGATACCGGGCGAGCTCCTGTACACGCAGAGCTCGAGCGGCTTCATGTCCGTGCTGACGGCCTCCGTCCAGAACGCCAGGTTCGCGACCAACGCCACGGTGCGGCCCGCGTGCATCGTCACGGCGTCCGACGTCGCCCACGTCCAGGACGCCGTGCGGTGCGGCCGCCGCCACGGCGTGCGCCTCCGCGTGCGCAGCGGCGGTCACGACTACGAGGGCCTGTCGTACCGGTCCGTGCGCGCCGAGGTGTTCGCGGTGCTGGACCTCGCGAGGCTGCGCGCCGTGCGCGTCCGTCCCGGTCCCGGGGAGGCCTCAGCGTGGGTGGACTCCGGCGCCACGCTGGGCGAGCTCTACTACGCCATCGGCATGGCCAGCCCCACGCTGGCGTTCCCGGGCGGCGCGTGCCCGACGGTCGGCGTCGGAGGGTACCTGAGCGGAGGCGGCATCGGCCTGATGATGCGCAAGTTCGGCACCGGGGCGGACAACGTCCTCGACGCCAAGATCGTCAACGCCAACGGCGACCTCCTCGACAGGGCGGGCATGGGGGAGGATCTCTTCTGGGCCATCCGTGGTGGAGGTGGTGAGAGCTTCGGCGTGGTGGTGTCTTGGAAGCTGAAGCTCTCCGTCGTCCCTCGGACGGTGACGGTGGCCAAAGCCGACATGGCCTTCGACGAGACCACCGCCGCCGTCCTCGCAAAATGGGAGACGTTCGCGCTGAGGCCGTTCATCCCGGACCTTACCATCCGCGCCGTGGTGCAGGGCAACAGGACCGTCTTCCAGACCCTCTTCCTCGGCAGCTGCTCGCGGCTGGTGGGCAAGATGGACGCCTTCTTCCCGGAGCTGGGCACGACGGCGGGCGACTGCAGGGAGATGAGCTGGGTGCGCGCCATGGCGTTCATCACCCTGAGCAGCTCCGACATCAACGTCCCCCTGGAGGGGATGCTGAACCGGACCAACAACCTGGGCACCTACGTGAAGAACAAGTCGGACTACGTGCGGTGCGCCGTGGGCAAGGCGGGGTGGGAGAGCATCTACCGGGAGCACCTGTCGCGGAACGGCGCCCTGATGATGATCCTGGAGCCGCACGGCGGCGTGGTCGGCAGTGTCATCCCAGACTCCTTCACGCCGTACCCGCACCGCAGCGGCGTGCTCTACAACATCCAGTACGTGGCCTTCTGGTgggcggacggcggcgcggcggaggcggccaACGGGGGGATCAACGGCCTGTACGGGTTCATGGAGCAGAAAGTGAGCAGCAACCCGAGGGAGGCCTTCGTCAACTACCGCGACCTGGACATCGGGCAGAACGTGGTTGGCGACAACGGCGTGCCGACGTACGAGAGCGGGAGGATTTGGGGGGAGAAGTACTTCATGGGGAACTTCCACCGGCTGGCGACGGTGAAGGGCCAGGTGGATCCCGACGACTACTTCAGGAACGAGCAGAGCATCCCACCGTTCCTACCCGTCTAG